Proteins encoded within one genomic window of Cucumis sativus cultivar 9930 chromosome 3, Cucumber_9930_V3, whole genome shotgun sequence:
- the LOC105434957 gene encoding uncharacterized protein LOC105434957 — MAPNTKMDIKWSGNKMVEGGEVSKTMECLRRRLLAERHASLLAKDEAELMDKRSSELEKQITKQIQMKARAEKKLQLLKKKLESLNLSSTMVNSEASVSSEICNENEPKTPIEVQPLPSHSKGISEIFHSEEENRNARGSTSSNISASKIHSDKPSKTKIGNCGKEIDSVDDSLAIVAVDSPAKSETFEQLKPVISERIIEVLNDLKRARERIQSSMKLCDHMIEVSPI, encoded by the exons ATGGCACCCAATACCAAGATGGACATCAAATGGag TGGCAACAAAATGGTGGAAGGTGGTGAAGTTTCTAAAACAATGGAGTGCCTAAGAAGGAGATTACTAGCAGAGAGGCACGCATCATTACTTGCTAAAGATGAGGCAGAGCTCATGGACAAAAGG TCATCAGAATTAGAGAAGCAGATCACAAAACAGATTCAAATGAAAGCAAGAGCAGAAAAGAAGCTTCAATTACTCAAGAAAAAGCTCGAATCACTTAACCTTTCTTCCACGATGGTGAACTCAGAGGCTTCAGTTTCGTCGGAAATTTGCAACGAAAATGAACCGAAAACCCCAATCGAAGTTCAGCCTCTCCCAAGCCACTCCAAGGGCATTAGTGAAATCTTTCATTCGGAAGAAGAGAATCGAAATGCTCGTGGTTCTACAAGCTCGAACATCTCTGCTTCTAAAATTCACTCCGACAAACCTTCAAAAACGAAGATCGGAAATTGTGGAAAGGAAATTGATTCCGTCGACGATTCACTTGCAATCGTTGCCGTGGACTCGCCAGCAAAATCAGAAACCTTCGAGCAGTTGAAGCCGGTGATCAGTGAAAGGATCATTGAAGTTCTCAATGATCTGAAGCGCGCCCGAGAGAGAATTCAAAGCTCAATGAAACTTTGTGATCACATGATTGAAGTCAGCCCAATTTGA